In the Nitrospira sp. genome, TGCGTCGGGGGGAGGTCTGCTTTCATCACTGTCGTACGATCCATTGCAGCGGACCAAACCGGAGTGACCAGCCGCGTGTCGCCTATGCCATTCACATGCAAGATGAGGCCAATCGATTTCGATTGTTTTTCAATGCAAAGGGCGAGCCTTGGAAGATCTACAACGACGATTTAGCGTGTAAGCAGAAAGACGGTCTGCCTGACTATCGGGATCCACAGGTCTTTCCGCAACTATGGGCTGAGACAGTTTCGCCGCGTTAACCAGACTGCAACTCACCCAATGGATGTCCCTATGTTATCTGTACCAGCATCCCCCTCCACCCTACATGTGTTGGACGCCTCGAGTCCGACAGACCGATCCGCATGGCTCCAGATATGGCACCGCTGGCCGAATCGCGAAGTCTGGGCACATCCCGACTATGTCTCGTTGTTCGGACGACCAGGTGACCGCGCACTCTGTGTCGCACTGGAAGATTCATTCGGTGGCATTCTCTTTCCGCTGCTCCTTCGCCCTCTCGAATCCGAGCCATGGGTCAAAGAGAGCAACGCCTGGTGTGATCTCATATCACCATATGGTTTTGGAGGTCCATTTGGATGGGGGAGCCCGGATGTGACGACATTTTGGGATCGTTTCGACCAATGGGCGGATACTCTGAATGTTGTATCGCTTTTTACCAGACTCCCGCTGTTTGAGGATCAGGCCATTCCCTTCAAGGGTGAGGTCATCACCAAAGGCCCCTCCGTGGTCATTCCCTTGGAGGAGGGGGAACCATCCATTTTAAAGAACTACGCAAAGTCGGTGCGCGAAGTTCTCAGACGGTCGGTTCGGAAAGGGGTGTCGGTCGTCGTGGATCCACAAGGTGATCGCCTGGAAGAGTTCTTGGCGGTCTACTATTCCACGATGGAGCGTCGCACGGCGTCCTCCAATTATTTTTTTCCGCAGATGCTCTTTACGGCATTGATGAAACGTCTCTCAACGCATACCGTCTTTTTTCATGCGCTCCACGAGAATCATGTCGTTTCGACTGAGCTGCAACTTGTTTCACAGAGCCATACGTATGCCTTTCTTGGGGGTACAACCGAGGAAGGGTTGTCGTGTGGAGCCAACACGGCACTCCGTCACCAGACGAATGTGTGGGGGAGTGAACAGGGGAAGCGATACATGGTGTTTGGCGGAAGTCATCAGGAAAACGACGGTCTCCTTAGCTATAAAAAACGATTTGCTCCCCATAGTGTGAAGACGTTCAAGGTCGGCACTCGAATCCTTAATCCCGACCAATACATGAGGCTCATCGAACAACGCCGAGTTTGGGCTGTGGGACAGGGGCAACAGTGGGTTCCAGTCGAAGGGTTTTTCCCTGCCTATCGAAGCTAGACCAAAGGTGGAGGTGTGAGCAGCGAGACCCGCATCATTCGACCGGCAACCCCGGAGCACAGTCATTCCATCGCGATGCTCATGCGTGAGGGCGTGAGCGATGTGTGCGTCGAATTACGATCATGGGAAGTTTATATCTCAGACTCGTCCGGTTGCTCCGTCGCTGAAGGAGCTGCTCACCATCCGTTGACCAAGTTAGCAACTAGGAATAGTGACGAACGAATCCTCTATGAAGGAGTTGAGAAGGGAGACTTGTCATCGAACAGCACGTACACCCGGCTGACGAGCGGCAGCAGCATCGTGATATCAATCTGGACCTGCATGTGAGTCTTTCGTAGTCTCATCAAAAGCAGCCTCGTTCCGCGACTCGTTCTCGCTGATGCATTCGTCGGTCCGCACACATTTCTCGGTTATCCCAACACCCCATACCCCTGGGCTATCACGTCGAAGGAGGAAGACTATGCAGCTCAATATTATCCGCCCCACGCTTCCATCAATGAGCGACATCATGCAGCTCGTTGAGCCGAGCTGGGATGCCGGAACCGTCACACTTGGTCCTATTGTCAGGGGCCTTGAAGAAGAGGTATGCCAGCGGACCGGCGCGCGACATTGCGTGGCGTTGTCGAACTGTACGGCTGGACTGATGATGATTCCCGAAGCGCTGGGGTTTCAGCCGGGGCAGGAAGTCATCGTGCCGTCGTTTACCTTCGCGGCGACAGCGCAGGCCTTGTTATGGAACGGGCTCATTCCGGTGTTCTGCGACTGTTTGCCAGATACGTGTACCATCGATCCTGCCGATGTGGAGCGGAATCTGTCCGCAAAAACGGTGGCGATCTGCGGAGTGTCCATCTTCGGATTGCCACCCGATACTGAGGCGTTGCTCGCGCTGGGCCAGCGGAAAGGGTTGCCCGTCTATTTCGACAGTGCACAAGGGCTGGGCGCGACCTATCAGGGCTGGCCGCTTGGAGGATTCGGCGCCTGTGAAGTATTTTCAATGAGTCCGACAAAAGTCGTGACGTCGGTTGAAGGCGGACTGTTCACGACGAATGATCATGCCCTCGCGGAGCGAATGCGTTCTCTGCGCGACTATGGGAAAGATCCTACGAAAGGGGAAGAAATGCATCATCTGGGCCTGTCTGCCCGGATGAGCGAGTTGCACGCAGCCGTCGGGCTGCTCTCCCTGCGCATGATGGACGAACTCGTAAAGGCGCGCAAGGAACTTATCGGGATCTATCGTGATCGGTTGGGTACGCTCCCCGGCTGTTGGGTCCAAAAGTTTCCGTCAGATCGGTCAACCAGCGGGAACTATTTTGTGTTGTTTATCACGGACCGAGCCAAATTAAGTCGTAATGAAGTCTACGAGGCGTTGAAGATGGTGGGAATCCAGACAAAGCGATACTTTTATCCGCCGGTTCATGAACACGCCTTGTTTCAACGTGTTCCCAAGCGTGTCAGCTCGAATCTGCAGCGCACCAGCGAGATCAGCCGGCAAGCTCTCGCGTTGCCGTTGTATTCACACACCACTTTGGAGGAAATCAATCACGTTTGTTTACAGGTCGAGCGGTTGCTTGGTTAGGATGATCGATCGCGAATATCCGAGAGTGCGGGCTAAAGATGCATGACTCCTGTATGGAGGAGATTGTTCAGAGACAGATGGGTGTTGTTGGCGACGGTCCTATTGCCGTTCGTAGGACTTCTTGGACTCTATGGAATGAACTGGCTCATCTTTCACCCAGAATTCGTGACGGTGTTCCATCCTCATCCGTTGTTTGAGCGACCACAACCAGCCGACGCGATCGTCGCCTTGGCAAAAGATGTCGAACGTGATCGATATGCGGCGTTGTTGGCCGAGCAGGGGTTAGCCCCCCGCATCCTCTCCACCTTGGTCGATGCGACATGCCTTCGCGAACGGGGAGTGCGTGAGCTGTGTGCAACCGGCGTGCGCAATACCGTTGATGAAGCCTTAATGATGCGTCGTATACTCGCCCGGGAAAGAATGGATCGCGTGATGATTGTGACATCTCGCGACCATGTGATGAGAGCCGCGGCAATCTTCACTCTCGTCTTTCTCGGTACGGGCCTAGAGGTGAACGTCGTTGCTACGCCGCTCAGTGCGTCACCCAGAGTGCCATCCGTTCGAGAAATCTGGTCATTTCTTCCCAGCTTGGGAGGCGCCGTACTCGGGCGATTTGTTCCTGAACTGTACGAATGGTTCCTGCAATACGGCCAAGAGTTTCATCATGGTCGTTCCCACTCTCATGCAGGGTGACGGCATGACCTCCATCGGTAGTTGCGTGTTGTAGCGCCTTTACAATCACAGAGACAATCTTGCAAAACAACCTTGGCGTTCTCCCGTTCTCTTACCAACTATGACTATGGCTATCATGACATTCTTACGTCGGTTCAGTTTGCCTGCCCTTGTCACCGTTGACTTAGGATTCATCGCCCTGGCCAATTATCTGGCTTTTTGGCTCAGGTTTGACGGAATGATTCCAGGTTGGGCCATGAGTCTGTTCATACAATGCCTACCGGTAGTTCTGGTCATCCGTCTGCTGATCTTTTTCCCATTCCGGCTCTATCAAGGCATGTGGAAGCACACGAGCCTCTGGGATCTCAAGAACATTATCGTCTCCTCGATCGTGGGAACGGCCGTGATGTATGTTGCGATCAGGTGGGGTATTGGCCTCGAGAGTTATCCGCAATCCATCTACATGCTGGACACAGTGCTTCTCATCGTTCTCTTGGGGGGAGTGCGTCTCAGTTGGCGATATTACCGGGAGTGTGGAGGTTCCAAACGCCAAACGCGTGTTGTCATCTACGGGGCCGGCCATGCGGGTGCGAGCCTCGTCAGGTCGCTGAAAGAGAGTTCGGCCGTCAAATACGAACCTGTCGGATTTATCGATGATGATCCTGGAAAAATCGGACGCCGCATTCACGGCGTGCGGGTTCTGGGGGGCCGCAAGGATTTATGCCGAATTATAGCGGACGTCGTTCCCGACGTCGTCTTGCTCGCGATACCAACTGCCAACCCTAAGCTTATTCGTGATCTCGTGAAACTGTTCGAGCCTCACAAAGTGAGAATCCAGATCGTGCCGGGTCTCAGAAATATCGTTGAGGGGCAGGTCGAGATTACACGGATTCGGAATTTGGCACTTGAGGACCTCCTAGAGCGAACTCCCATTGGACTGGACGTTACCCCGCTGTGCCGGCTCATTAAGGGGAAACCGATTATGGTCACAGGGGCTGGCGGTTCAATCGGATCGGAGCTGTGCCGGCAGATCGTCAGGTTTAAGCCGAGCCTCTTGGTACTGTTCGAACGGTACGAAAACAGCTTGTTCGCCATTCATAACGAACTGGCTGACGGTGCGTGCGCCATACCGGTATTTCCAGTTGTGGGAGACGTTGGAGACGATGTTCGCGTTGAGAGGGTCTTGCAAACCTTCAAGCCTGCCATCATCTTTCACGCCGCGGCGCACAAGCATGTGCCGTTGATGGAGGCGAGCCCGTGTGAAGCGGTGAAAAACAATGTGCGCGGGACTCGAGTTGTCGCCCAGGCGGCGGCCCGTTGTGGGGTTGAACAATTCATCATGATCTCAACTGATAAAGCGGTGAATCCAACCAGCATCATGGGGGTGACCAAGCGGGTGGCTGAGCTTGTCGTACAAAGTTTGGTGGAACATGGTCAAACGAGATTTACGACTGTCCGATTTGGCAATGTGCTGGGCAGCAATGGGAGCGTGGTGCCGCGTTTTCTTGATCAGATTAAGGCGGGTGGACCAGTGACGGTCACGCACCCTGAGATTCGACGATATTTCATGATGATTCCGGAAGCGGTTCAGCTGGTCTTACATGCCGCCGCGATCGGTGAGCCTGGTGCGATTTATGTGTTGGATATGGGGGAACAGATCAAGATTGTCGACTTGGCACGGAATCTCATTCGCCTCACGGGCTTGACCCCAGATGTAGACATTGTGATCTCGTTCGTAGGGCTTCGGTCTGGTGAAAAGCTGTCTGAGGAGTTGGTTGGGTCGGAGGAGACTGTCGAACGATCGACTTTGAGCAGAATCTTCACAGTCAAATCGAACCGTAGCCGAACTCCCTACGCGCTGATGCCGCGTGTGGCTATGCTCGAGCAAAGCGCCGCTCGGCATGAAACCGATCATGTCATAGACCTGCTTCATGAGTTGGTGCCAAGCTTCCAACACACAGAGCCCTGCGGGAGCCGGCAGGCCGACCATGACTTGTCAGACATGGAAAATCCACTGGTGGGCGTGAAGAGTCGTGCCATAAAATGAAAGGCTGCATCATCGCGATCAGAACGGTGTCGAGGAGGCTATCATGACGGCGCTCATGACCCCTGCCATCCTGGTTGTTCTCAATAAGCAAGGAAGCCGGGGAAGTCTGAGTGGGCTGGGTTTGACGGGAACCTTCACAGTGGGCACAATATCCCTCCGATAGTGTGATCTGGCACCAGGACACTGCGGTGTTTCGGAATGTAGGGAGCAAGCGATGAAATTCCTCAACAATGACTCATTCTGGCCAAGTTGGCCATGGTACGCACTGGGGATCAGTCTGCGAATTCAGTGCCGGGATGAAGAGAAAGATCAATCTAATGGTCATGCGATCATGAGTTATACCGGGTTTTCAGTGATCGGCCTTTCGGTCGTCGCAATGGCTCTGTTGGGGACATTCACGATTGCCTACGCTGAACGTCAAGAGGCGTACCGATTGGGTCCCAATGATGTGATTCAGGTGCAAGTCTTCGGAGAGGACGATCTCTCCGTGGAACGTACGGTAGATGGCAATGGCACGATCACCTTCCCGCTGCTCGGCACCCTGTCCGTGGGAGGTCGAACGGTCCAAGACTTTCAGGACGAGCTGACGGCTCACCTTCGCGCAGGCTACATCCGGAATCCGAAAGTGACCGTATTCATCGTGCGACACCGTAACTTCTTTGTGAATGGGGAAGTCAGAAAACCAGGGGGCTTTGAATACAGAGAGGGGATGACCGTCCAAAAAGCTCTCGCCCTTGCGGAAGGCTTCACTGAAAAGGCCGATCGGAGTGAGGTGAAGATTACCCGTCAACAGGGAGGCAGTACTCATACTATCCTTGTGGCGCTCGATGAGTTGGTTCTGCCCAATGATTTGATCGTGGTGGCACAAGCCTCAAAGCTCTATGTGAATGGAGAAGTCAGGCGTCCTGGCGACTACATGTACGAAAGAGGCTTGACTGTACACAAGGCCATTACAATGGCCGGGGGATTTACGGAGAAAGCAGCGGAGAGTCGGACGAAGGTGCTACGAGTCATCAACGGGCAGGAAGTCACGATTTCCGTCAAGCTCGACGATCTCATCCATCCGAACGACATCATTGTCGTCCCACAACGGTTTTTTTGAGTGTCACGTCTCTCGGTATTGGCGACAGTTCGCAAGTCTGTACGGACGGGGATACTTGGGGGATCTGCGAGTGTCTGCCGATAGGTTTCTGGTGAATGCCCGGCACGGCCATCGGGCTCGACTGACTCCTCTTCACACGATCACCCCTGTAGGAATCTCTCTGTGCCTGAGCGTGCGCACCTTCCCTCCTTAATAAAGGGGTCAAATAAAGGGGTCGGATACCTTATGCTCCAGGGCTAGTATGTCCACCCTGTC is a window encoding:
- a CDS encoding polysaccharide biosynthesis protein; protein product: MTMAIMTFLRRFSLPALVTVDLGFIALANYLAFWLRFDGMIPGWAMSLFIQCLPVVLVIRLLIFFPFRLYQGMWKHTSLWDLKNIIVSSIVGTAVMYVAIRWGIGLESYPQSIYMLDTVLLIVLLGGVRLSWRYYRECGGSKRQTRVVIYGAGHAGASLVRSLKESSAVKYEPVGFIDDDPGKIGRRIHGVRVLGGRKDLCRIIADVVPDVVLLAIPTANPKLIRDLVKLFEPHKVRIQIVPGLRNIVEGQVEITRIRNLALEDLLERTPIGLDVTPLCRLIKGKPIMVTGAGGSIGSELCRQIVRFKPSLLVLFERYENSLFAIHNELADGACAIPVFPVVGDVGDDVRVERVLQTFKPAIIFHAAAHKHVPLMEASPCEAVKNNVRGTRVVAQAAARCGVEQFIMISTDKAVNPTSIMGVTKRVAELVVQSLVEHGQTRFTTVRFGNVLGSNGSVVPRFLDQIKAGGPVTVTHPEIRRYFMMIPEAVQLVLHAAAIGEPGAIYVLDMGEQIKIVDLARNLIRLTGLTPDVDIVISFVGLRSGEKLSEELVGSEETVERSTLSRIFTVKSNRSRTPYALMPRVAMLEQSAARHETDHVIDLLHELVPSFQHTEPCGSRQADHDLSDMENPLVGVKSRAIK
- a CDS encoding GNAT family N-acetyltransferase; the encoded protein is MLSVPASPSTLHVLDASSPTDRSAWLQIWHRWPNREVWAHPDYVSLFGRPGDRALCVALEDSFGGILFPLLLRPLESEPWVKESNAWCDLISPYGFGGPFGWGSPDVTTFWDRFDQWADTLNVVSLFTRLPLFEDQAIPFKGEVITKGPSVVIPLEEGEPSILKNYAKSVREVLRRSVRKGVSVVVDPQGDRLEEFLAVYYSTMERRTASSNYFFPQMLFTALMKRLSTHTVFFHALHENHVVSTELQLVSQSHTYAFLGGTTEEGLSCGANTALRHQTNVWGSEQGKRYMVFGGSHQENDGLLSYKKRFAPHSVKTFKVGTRILNPDQYMRLIEQRRVWAVGQGQQWVPVEGFFPAYRS
- a CDS encoding YdcF family protein yields the protein MNWLIFHPEFVTVFHPHPLFERPQPADAIVALAKDVERDRYAALLAEQGLAPRILSTLVDATCLRERGVRELCATGVRNTVDEALMMRRILARERMDRVMIVTSRDHVMRAAAIFTLVFLGTGLEVNVVATPLSASPRVPSVREIWSFLPSLGGAVLGRFVPELYEWFLQYGQEFHHGRSHSHAG
- a CDS encoding DegT/DnrJ/EryC1/StrS family aminotransferase — encoded protein: MQLNIIRPTLPSMSDIMQLVEPSWDAGTVTLGPIVRGLEEEVCQRTGARHCVALSNCTAGLMMIPEALGFQPGQEVIVPSFTFAATAQALLWNGLIPVFCDCLPDTCTIDPADVERNLSAKTVAICGVSIFGLPPDTEALLALGQRKGLPVYFDSAQGLGATYQGWPLGGFGACEVFSMSPTKVVTSVEGGLFTTNDHALAERMRSLRDYGKDPTKGEEMHHLGLSARMSELHAAVGLLSLRMMDELVKARKELIGIYRDRLGTLPGCWVQKFPSDRSTSGNYFVLFITDRAKLSRNEVYEALKMVGIQTKRYFYPPVHEHALFQRVPKRVSSNLQRTSEISRQALALPLYSHTTLEEINHVCLQVERLLG
- a CDS encoding SLBB domain-containing protein; amino-acid sequence: MKFLNNDSFWPSWPWYALGISLRIQCRDEEKDQSNGHAIMSYTGFSVIGLSVVAMALLGTFTIAYAERQEAYRLGPNDVIQVQVFGEDDLSVERTVDGNGTITFPLLGTLSVGGRTVQDFQDELTAHLRAGYIRNPKVTVFIVRHRNFFVNGEVRKPGGFEYREGMTVQKALALAEGFTEKADRSEVKITRQQGGSTHTILVALDELVLPNDLIVVAQASKLYVNGEVRRPGDYMYERGLTVHKAITMAGGFTEKAAESRTKVLRVINGQEVTISVKLDDLIHPNDIIVVPQRFF